In Rhizobium sp. ZPR4, a genomic segment contains:
- a CDS encoding MFS transporter, whose protein sequence is MDTLRNGAAKDLSSPRGVEISHAKSLVVVLICWLAIFAEGYDVGVLGAILPALSTDNVWHLTPLQLGALGSYTVFGMLVGGIVVGTLSELYGRKPMFLACLSLFAVCTAITAWSPTPTWFGVSRFAAGLGLGGIIPLAAALTIEYSPTAKKNLNYGIMYSGYSLGLFAAALVGRWLLPDYGWRPVVLVGALPVLFVPIMASLLPESLDFLVAKGRSENAKRLAARLGVSVPAGSAPRETGLGWRAVLGEIFLPRNAFATACFWIALFMGLLLVYGLAQWLPQIMRKSGYDLGDSLLFLAVFSFTSAIGGIVLGQWADRFGVRLTVTLSYLLGAVGIALLAFKGPIWLNYTVVAIAGFGTVSASLILTGYLAAYLQPFVRAAGTGWALSFSRIGALSSPLMGGYIASLNVGPEWNFYVFAIVAAIAALATSLIPNRR, encoded by the coding sequence ATGGACACTCTTCGAAATGGCGCTGCGAAGGACCTTTCGAGTCCTCGCGGCGTAGAGATCTCGCATGCCAAAAGCCTTGTCGTCGTGCTCATCTGCTGGCTGGCGATCTTTGCAGAGGGCTATGATGTCGGCGTTCTCGGCGCCATTCTGCCGGCGCTGTCCACGGACAATGTCTGGCACCTCACGCCGCTTCAGCTCGGCGCGTTGGGCAGCTACACCGTCTTCGGCATGCTTGTCGGCGGCATCGTCGTCGGAACGCTCAGCGAGCTTTATGGCCGCAAGCCGATGTTTCTTGCCTGCCTCTCGCTGTTTGCCGTCTGCACGGCTATCACCGCATGGTCTCCGACCCCGACATGGTTCGGCGTCAGTCGTTTTGCCGCCGGTCTCGGCCTCGGCGGCATCATTCCTCTGGCTGCGGCACTGACCATCGAATATTCGCCGACCGCGAAGAAGAATCTCAATTATGGCATCATGTATTCCGGCTATTCGCTCGGCCTGTTCGCCGCCGCGCTCGTCGGCAGATGGCTGCTGCCGGACTATGGATGGCGGCCCGTCGTCCTCGTCGGCGCGCTGCCTGTGCTGTTCGTGCCCATCATGGCGTCGTTGCTGCCCGAGTCGCTTGATTTCCTCGTCGCGAAGGGGCGCAGCGAGAATGCGAAGCGGCTTGCTGCCCGGCTTGGCGTTTCCGTTCCTGCGGGAAGCGCGCCCAGGGAAACCGGCCTCGGCTGGCGCGCAGTGTTGGGTGAGATCTTTTTGCCGAGAAACGCCTTCGCCACCGCCTGCTTCTGGATCGCGCTGTTCATGGGGTTGCTCCTCGTCTACGGGCTGGCCCAGTGGCTACCGCAGATCATGCGCAAGAGTGGCTATGATCTGGGCGACAGCCTGCTGTTTCTGGCGGTCTTCAGCTTCACCTCGGCGATTGGCGGCATCGTGCTCGGTCAGTGGGCGGATCGTTTCGGCGTGCGGCTGACCGTGACGCTGTCCTATCTGCTAGGCGCCGTCGGCATCGCGCTTCTCGCCTTCAAGGGTCCCATCTGGCTGAACTATACGGTCGTCGCCATTGCCGGTTTCGGTACGGTCTCGGCATCGCTGATCCTCACCGGCTATCTTGCCGCTTACCTGCAGCCTTTCGTGCGAGCGGCCGGCACCGGCTGGGCGTTGAGCTTTTCGCGCATCGGCGCGCTATCCAGCCCGCTGATGGGCGGATACATCGCCAGCCTCAATGTCGGCCCGGAATGGAATTTTTACGTGTTCGCGATCGTTGCCGCGATCGCCGCACTGGCGACGTCGCTCATTCCGAACAGGCGATAA
- a CDS encoding MarR family transcriptional regulator has translation MEERFSGTVLRRKRDENAKRPTMGEIGLNHFAPYLMNRLMARWNANLSEELREYDMTTAKMRALAVLSVSSSVTINELSVFAVTEQSTMSRTLDSLEQQGYIRRQPRAEDMRIRDVSITEEGRAAFEKVWPTMYDLFLQMFDGVDEAEYRTFISTLHKVLHNIRKHEI, from the coding sequence ATGGAGGAACGGTTTTCAGGCACCGTTTTGAGGCGCAAGCGGGATGAGAACGCAAAGCGCCCGACCATGGGCGAAATCGGCCTCAATCACTTCGCGCCCTATCTCATGAACCGGCTGATGGCGCGCTGGAACGCCAATCTTTCTGAAGAGCTGCGCGAATACGATATGACGACCGCCAAAATGCGTGCGCTCGCCGTCCTCAGCGTCTCCTCCAGCGTCACCATCAACGAGCTCTCCGTCTTTGCCGTCACCGAGCAATCGACGATGAGCCGCACCTTGGACTCTCTCGAACAGCAGGGCTATATCCGTCGCCAGCCCCGAGCCGAAGACATGCGCATCCGCGATGTCTCGATCACCGAGGAAGGCCGTGCGGCCTTCGAAAAGGTCTGGCCGACCATGTACGACTTGTTCCTGCAGATGTTCGACGGTGTCGATGAAGCCGAATATCGCACCTTCATCTCGACCCTGCATAAAGTGCTGCACAACATCCGCAAGCACGAGATTTGA
- a CDS encoding amino acid ABC transporter permease, producing the protein MSFVDTFLNSDVMISAFPQLLRGLWMTIALGVVSILIGVTSGLVVSLIRLYAPKPLQLLMIAYIDIMRAMPMLVVLILIYYALPFVGISFSAWWSAILGFSIVLAAYSAEVFRSGIESVPRGQFEAAAALGIPFLITLYKVVLPQAVRIVIPPTTSNCVSMFKDTSLASTVALPELLKEGQNAQGFYANPSPLIMAALIYIILLWPMVRLVSVLEKKFKNERAR; encoded by the coding sequence ATGTCTTTCGTCGATACCTTCCTCAATTCCGACGTCATGATCTCGGCTTTCCCGCAGCTCCTGCGCGGGCTTTGGATGACTATCGCGCTCGGCGTGGTCAGCATCCTGATCGGCGTGACCAGCGGCCTCGTCGTTAGTCTGATTCGCCTCTATGCCCCGAAGCCGCTGCAGCTTCTGATGATCGCCTATATCGACATCATGCGCGCCATGCCCATGCTGGTCGTGCTGATCCTGATCTATTACGCGCTGCCCTTCGTCGGCATCAGCTTTTCGGCCTGGTGGTCGGCGATCCTCGGCTTCTCGATCGTGCTTGCCGCCTATTCGGCCGAAGTCTTTCGCTCGGGCATCGAAAGCGTGCCGCGCGGCCAGTTCGAGGCCGCCGCAGCCCTCGGCATTCCGTTCCTGATTACGCTCTATAAGGTCGTTCTGCCGCAGGCGGTCCGCATCGTCATTCCGCCGACGACGAGCAACTGCGTGTCGATGTTCAAGGATACGTCGCTCGCCTCGACCGTGGCGCTGCCCGAACTGCTGAAAGAGGGACAGAATGCTCAGGGTTTCTACGCCAACCCCTCGCCGCTCATCATGGCCGCGCTGATCTACATCATCCTGCTCTGGCCGATGGTGCGCCTCGTCAGCGTGCTCGAGAAGAAGTTCAAGAACGAGCGCGCCAGATAG
- a CDS encoding NAD(P)/FAD-dependent oxidoreductase — protein MGDHDYIIVGSGINALVAAAMLGKKGHKVLVLERNDRIGGCLRTEEITEPDFIHDVMATTMVLFLTSPAYGAIGKDLEARGLEFAHADLPTGVLRPDGSHVIFSKDRRRNIATFDELSLGDGQTFSREMEALAAEAPFLFSLLGGALWSSSTLKTVAKQGWNRGLRKLAAWFGDALTPARGYLETSYRSEDIHALWAPWVLHCGLGPESAYSAEMLKVIGFALELGGAPIVKGGADKLLTAFERLISDNGGEIRVNADVAAIIPDHNRSADGVRLANGETLKAKAGVICSTTPNQLYERLMKDWPDPLPPEVKSGVASYRYGKGDMQIHYALSEPPRWKANAELGKVALLHLTPGLDGVSRAANECERGLLPAEPTVCVGQPVALDPSRAPDGKSILWLQLPEAPRHIKGDAAGQIATPEDGRWTEDVRELYADRIEALLASHIENFASIRLARRAYSPGDLEAMNMNLVGGDPYGGYCGLDQFFIWRPFKSSVNHRTHISGLYHIGASAHPGPGLGGGSGFLLASSLK, from the coding sequence ATGGGCGATCATGACTACATCATCGTCGGCAGCGGCATAAATGCGCTTGTCGCCGCCGCGATGCTCGGCAAAAAGGGTCACAAGGTGCTCGTTCTCGAGCGCAACGACCGCATAGGCGGTTGTCTTCGCACCGAGGAGATCACCGAGCCTGACTTCATTCACGACGTCATGGCGACGACCATGGTGCTGTTCCTCACCTCGCCGGCCTATGGCGCCATCGGCAAGGATCTGGAAGCGCGGGGCCTGGAGTTCGCCCATGCCGACCTTCCGACAGGCGTGCTGCGGCCCGACGGTTCGCATGTGATCTTCTCCAAGGACCGGCGGCGAAATATCGCTACCTTCGACGAACTGTCGCTCGGCGACGGGCAGACCTTCTCGCGTGAGATGGAAGCGCTTGCCGCCGAGGCGCCATTCCTGTTTTCCCTGCTCGGCGGCGCGCTATGGTCGAGCTCGACCCTGAAGACCGTTGCAAAGCAGGGCTGGAACCGCGGGTTGCGCAAGCTTGCGGCCTGGTTTGGCGACGCCCTGACGCCGGCGCGCGGCTATCTCGAAACCAGTTACAGATCCGAGGATATTCACGCTCTGTGGGCGCCCTGGGTGCTTCATTGCGGCCTCGGCCCCGAAAGCGCCTATTCCGCCGAAATGCTGAAGGTGATCGGCTTTGCGCTGGAGCTGGGCGGCGCGCCGATCGTCAAGGGCGGTGCCGACAAACTGCTGACGGCCTTCGAACGACTGATTTCCGACAATGGCGGTGAAATTCGTGTGAATGCCGATGTCGCGGCCATCATTCCAGACCACAATCGCAGTGCCGATGGCGTGCGTCTTGCAAATGGCGAAACGTTGAAGGCGAAGGCCGGGGTAATCTGCTCGACAACCCCCAACCAGCTTTACGAACGGCTGATGAAGGATTGGCCGGATCCGCTGCCGCCGGAGGTCAAATCGGGCGTTGCCAGCTATCGCTATGGCAAGGGCGACATGCAGATACACTACGCGCTTTCCGAGCCGCCGCGCTGGAAAGCCAATGCCGAACTCGGGAAGGTGGCGCTGCTGCACCTGACACCCGGCCTCGACGGCGTATCGCGCGCCGCCAACGAATGCGAACGCGGGCTGTTGCCAGCCGAGCCCACCGTCTGCGTCGGCCAGCCCGTCGCGCTCGATCCCAGCCGCGCGCCGGACGGAAAATCGATCCTCTGGCTGCAGTTGCCAGAAGCGCCGCGCCATATCAAGGGCGATGCCGCAGGCCAAATCGCAACGCCGGAGGATGGCCGCTGGACGGAAGATGTGCGCGAGCTCTACGCCGACCGTATCGAAGCGCTGCTTGCGAGCCACATCGAGAATTTTGCGAGCATAAGGCTCGCACGTCGCGCCTATTCGCCGGGTGATCTCGAAGCGATGAACATGAACCTCGTCGGCGGCGACCCTTACGGCGGCTATTGCGGCCTCGACCAGTTTTTCATCTGGCGTCCATTCAAGTCATCTGTTAACCACCGCACCCACATATCGGGCCTCTACCACATCGGCGCTTCGGCGCATCCCGGTCCAGGCCTTGGTGGGGGCTCCGGCTTCCTGCTCGCATCGTCGCTGAAGTAA
- a CDS encoding NAD(P)/FAD-dependent oxidoreductase, with amino-acid sequence MSYDAIIVGAGHNGLAAAVHLAAKGWKVAVIEGNAEPGGAVKTREVTLPGFRHDLCAMNLSMFAGSAFFAQYKNELQAEGLGFVPAADCFASVFRDNTYLGVSTDLEKTAGAIADISPQDAAAWRHMLSQFGADAPHIFGLLGSPMPSMAAVKVVWKAWREKGMGWVYDTACMLFASPRDFLDARFQNTKLKTMMAAWGLHLDFAPDVAGGALFPYLESMANQAFGMVIGKGGADIIINSMAAVLKSKGGELMLGTRVDKIVTAGGKATGVVLADGRRYEAKRAVIANVHPQILFGKLLDQDPARREFDGKVKRFRAGPGTMMIHLALSSLPDWTAGKALQNFAYVHIAPDLEMMSRVYAEAMGGLLPVEPALVVGQPTAIDPSRAPAGQHVLWIQVRVLPAEFHGDAAGQISGAGWDEIKDAYAERVLDIVERYAPGLRGKILGRSVFSPVDLERENPNLVGGDNLSGSHHLDQNFLFRPVAGYSRYKTPVASLYMCGASTWPGAGTGAGSGFMLGKMLAK; translated from the coding sequence ATGAGCTATGATGCGATCATAGTGGGAGCCGGTCACAATGGCCTGGCGGCGGCGGTGCATTTGGCCGCCAAGGGCTGGAAAGTCGCCGTCATCGAGGGCAATGCGGAGCCTGGCGGTGCAGTTAAAACCCGTGAGGTGACGCTGCCCGGTTTTCGGCACGATCTCTGCGCGATGAACCTCTCCATGTTCGCCGGCTCGGCCTTTTTTGCGCAGTATAAGAACGAGCTGCAGGCCGAGGGGCTGGGCTTCGTGCCGGCTGCGGATTGCTTCGCCAGCGTCTTCCGTGACAACACCTATCTCGGCGTCAGCACCGATCTGGAAAAGACCGCCGGCGCGATCGCCGATATCTCCCCGCAGGATGCCGCTGCCTGGCGTCATATGCTCTCGCAGTTCGGTGCGGATGCCCCGCATATCTTCGGTCTGCTCGGCTCGCCTATGCCTTCCATGGCCGCCGTCAAGGTCGTCTGGAAAGCCTGGCGGGAGAAGGGGATGGGCTGGGTCTACGACACGGCGTGCATGCTCTTTGCCTCGCCTCGCGATTTTCTTGATGCCCGCTTTCAGAACACCAAGCTCAAGACGATGATGGCCGCCTGGGGGCTGCATCTCGATTTTGCCCCCGATGTCGCCGGCGGTGCGCTGTTTCCCTATCTCGAATCCATGGCCAATCAGGCCTTCGGCATGGTGATCGGCAAGGGTGGGGCCGATATCATCATCAACTCGATGGCGGCCGTGCTGAAAAGCAAGGGCGGCGAGCTGATGCTCGGCACGCGCGTCGACAAGATCGTCACGGCGGGCGGCAAGGCGACGGGCGTGGTCCTTGCCGATGGCCGCCGCTATGAAGCAAAGCGCGCCGTCATCGCCAATGTCCACCCGCAGATCCTGTTCGGCAAGCTCCTGGATCAGGACCCGGCGCGCCGGGAGTTCGACGGCAAGGTCAAGCGCTTTCGCGCCGGACCCGGCACGATGATGATCCATCTGGCGCTGTCGAGCCTTCCGGACTGGACGGCGGGCAAGGCACTGCAGAATTTCGCCTATGTGCATATCGCGCCCGATCTCGAGATGATGTCGCGTGTCTATGCCGAGGCGATGGGCGGCCTGCTGCCGGTCGAGCCTGCCTTGGTGGTCGGGCAGCCGACGGCGATCGATCCGTCGCGCGCGCCGGCCGGCCAGCATGTGCTCTGGATACAGGTGCGTGTTCTGCCGGCGGAATTCCATGGCGATGCCGCCGGCCAGATCAGCGGCGCGGGCTGGGACGAGATCAAGGATGCCTATGCTGAGCGCGTCCTCGACATCGTCGAGCGCTATGCGCCGGGCTTGCGTGGCAAGATACTGGGCCGCTCGGTCTTTTCGCCGGTCGATCTCGAACGCGAGAATCCGAATCTTGTCGGCGGCGACAACCTTTCGGGCAGCCATCATCTCGACCAGAATTTCCTGTTCCGCCCCGTTGCAGGCTATTCGCGATACAAGACGCCGGTGGCATCGCTCTATATGTGCGGTGCCTCGACATGGCCGGGCGCGGGGACGGGTGCCGGTTCCGGTTTCATGTTGGGGAAAATGCTGGCCAAGTGA
- a CDS encoding ABC transporter substrate-binding protein: MPITRRSLLVLVTAVGLAGGSHFAYAADVLNVGSYPNNPPFEYKTANGGFEGFEVDIVNEAAKRAGMTTNIADYGFQALFAATSSKRIDVAISSITITPERLKSQSFTQPYYDSDMGVATKEGSSIKTLADLKGKTVGVLSGSTGEKWVNDNRAAQGFADVKGYNSQQDMFLDLGAGRIDAVVSDIPGMQYLFVKTKGFAIKDRIKTGEQYGLMMTKDSPLVAKINDAITAMKKDGTLEKIHEKWFGGKAPAGSSTVTELPIPKA; the protein is encoded by the coding sequence ATGCCCATTACTCGTCGCAGTCTGCTGGTCCTTGTGACCGCCGTTGGCCTGGCCGGCGGAAGCCACTTTGCCTATGCCGCCGATGTCTTGAATGTCGGCTCGTATCCGAACAACCCGCCCTTCGAATACAAGACCGCAAATGGCGGCTTCGAAGGCTTCGAGGTCGATATCGTCAACGAAGCGGCCAAGCGCGCCGGCATGACGACCAACATCGCCGACTACGGCTTCCAGGCCCTATTCGCGGCAACCAGCTCGAAGCGCATCGACGTGGCGATCTCGTCCATCACGATCACACCGGAACGACTGAAGTCGCAGTCCTTCACGCAGCCTTATTACGACTCCGACATGGGTGTCGCCACCAAGGAAGGCAGCTCGATCAAGACGCTCGCCGATCTCAAGGGCAAGACCGTCGGCGTCCTCTCCGGCTCGACGGGTGAGAAATGGGTCAACGATAACAGGGCCGCACAAGGCTTTGCCGACGTCAAGGGCTACAATTCGCAGCAGGATATGTTCCTCGATCTCGGCGCCGGCCGCATCGACGCCGTCGTCAGCGACATCCCCGGCATGCAGTATCTCTTCGTCAAGACCAAGGGCTTCGCCATCAAGGATCGCATCAAGACCGGAGAGCAGTACGGCCTGATGATGACCAAGGATTCGCCGCTCGTCGCCAAGATCAACGATGCCATCACTGCGATGAAGAAGGACGGCACGCTCGAAAAGATCCACGAGAAGTGGTTCGGCGGCAAGGCACCGGCAGGCTCCTCCACCGTCACCGAATTGCCAATCCCCAAGGCGTGA
- a CDS encoding cyclase family protein, protein MTATTLASLASALLSGSVKVVDLTAPLGPDTPVLYLPPQFGKNTPNVKVHTISEYNQDGPFWAWNWLELGEHTGTHFDAPCHWITGKDNPNNTTDTIPPQNFVAPVNVIDRSKEAAANPDYLLTVDSIKEWEAQHGAIEPGSWVLLRTDWYKRNGSTETFLNADENGPHSPGPTAEAIEYLLTKGIIGWGSETIGTDAGSAGGMNPPFPAHNLMHKANRYGLASLSNLDQLPAKGAVLIAAPLKFVKGTGSPVRALALIA, encoded by the coding sequence ATGACCGCTACCACACTCGCCAGCCTCGCCTCGGCCCTGCTTTCGGGCTCCGTCAAGGTCGTCGATCTAACCGCGCCGCTCGGCCCGGATACGCCGGTGCTCTACCTGCCGCCACAGTTCGGCAAGAACACGCCCAACGTCAAGGTCCATACGATCTCCGAATATAACCAGGATGGCCCGTTCTGGGCCTGGAACTGGCTGGAACTCGGCGAGCACACCGGCACGCATTTCGATGCGCCCTGCCATTGGATCACCGGCAAGGACAACCCGAACAACACGACCGACACCATCCCGCCGCAAAACTTCGTGGCGCCGGTCAATGTCATCGACCGCTCGAAGGAAGCCGCGGCAAATCCCGACTATCTGCTGACGGTCGACAGCATCAAGGAATGGGAAGCCCAGCACGGCGCGATCGAGCCCGGCAGCTGGGTGCTGCTACGCACCGACTGGTACAAGCGCAACGGCTCGACCGAAACCTTCCTGAATGCCGATGAGAACGGCCCGCATTCTCCCGGCCCGACGGCCGAGGCGATCGAATATCTGCTCACCAAGGGCATCATCGGCTGGGGTTCGGAAACGATCGGCACAGATGCCGGTTCCGCCGGCGGCATGAACCCACCTTTCCCGGCGCACAACCTCATGCACAAGGCCAATCGCTATGGCCTAGCGAGCCTCTCGAACCTCGATCAGCTTCCGGCCAAGGGCGCCGTCCTGATCGCCGCTCCGCTGAAGTTCGTCAAGGGCACCGGTTCGCCGGTTCGCGCACTGGCATTGATTGCATGA
- a CDS encoding MarR family transcriptional regulator: MTESESATVDLEIIVQGAQEGKKLELRLWLRMLSTTKLISQEIRRRLRNEFGATLPQFDLMAQLYREREGLRLGELSKRTMVTNGNVTGLVERLEADGLVLRVTPDGDRRVTVAKLTEKGETSFSAMAAAHEGWLRDMMADVDPAIVSELWRDIGAVKSSVSNHLSGSDFD; encoded by the coding sequence ATGACAGAGTCCGAGAGTGCAACCGTTGATCTGGAGATCATTGTTCAGGGAGCGCAGGAAGGCAAAAAGCTCGAATTGCGGCTCTGGCTGCGTATGCTGTCGACAACCAAGCTGATCTCGCAGGAAATCCGCCGTCGGCTGCGCAATGAGTTCGGCGCAACCCTGCCGCAATTCGACCTGATGGCGCAGCTCTATCGCGAACGCGAGGGATTGCGGCTCGGAGAGCTGTCGAAGCGCACCATGGTCACCAACGGCAATGTCACCGGGCTTGTCGAACGGCTGGAAGCGGACGGCCTCGTGCTGCGCGTGACGCCCGACGGGGACAGGCGGGTGACGGTCGCGAAGCTGACGGAGAAGGGTGAGACGTCGTTCAGCGCCATGGCTGCGGCCCATGAAGGCTGGCTACGCGACATGATGGCGGATGTCGATCCCGCCATCGTCAGCGAGCTGTGGCGGGATATCGGCGCGGTGAAGTCATCGGTGAGCAACCATCTTTCAGGCAGCGATTTCGATTGA
- a CDS encoding indolepyruvate oxidoreductase subunit beta family protein: protein MNEHVSMSDLGTSRLSTDKPLSLAILAMGGQGGGVLADWIVGLAEAEGWMAQTTSVPGVAQRTGATIYYIEMLPARDGHEPIFSLMPTPGDVDVVMAAELMEAGRSVLRGLVTPDKTLLIASTHRSFAVAEKEKPGDGIGNAEVVVDATDFAAKRTIAFDMETMAVRNGSVISASMFGALAGSGALPFGKQAFEAMIRAGGKGIEPSLKAFNAAFDRVKEKPRDAVSATPPKHFDALPDTAGHPALDRLVNRIRAEFPEVAWLLLFAGVKKLTDYQDPAYADEYLSRVAALHALDRKAGAASKDFAFTVQAAKYVAVAMAYDDVIRVADLKVRGSRFERVRKEVGAKDDQIVYMTEYMHPRMDEVCGTMPKGMGLWIENRPRLFARLDRFINKGRRVQTGTLFWFLGLYMVSALRRIRRGTLRHAREVEHREAWLTAACNLLTVNYDLAVEVLGNRRLVKGYSDTHARGLSKFNRVMSALPLLRDREDGAAWMKRLRQAALLDENGTALDGALKTVGTL, encoded by the coding sequence ATGAACGAGCATGTGAGCATGAGTGATCTCGGTACCAGCAGACTTTCCACGGATAAGCCGCTGTCGCTTGCCATCCTCGCCATGGGCGGGCAGGGCGGCGGCGTGCTCGCCGACTGGATCGTCGGTCTTGCCGAGGCTGAGGGCTGGATGGCGCAGACGACGTCCGTGCCTGGTGTTGCCCAGCGAACGGGCGCGACGATCTACTATATCGAGATGCTGCCGGCTCGCGACGGGCACGAGCCGATCTTTTCGCTGATGCCGACGCCTGGCGATGTCGATGTCGTCATGGCCGCCGAGTTGATGGAGGCTGGCCGCTCGGTGCTGCGCGGTCTCGTCACGCCGGACAAGACCTTGCTGATCGCATCGACGCACCGCTCCTTTGCGGTTGCGGAAAAGGAAAAGCCCGGTGATGGCATCGGCAATGCCGAGGTGGTGGTCGATGCCACGGATTTCGCCGCCAAGCGCACCATCGCTTTCGATATGGAAACGATGGCCGTCAGGAACGGCAGCGTGATTTCGGCCTCCATGTTCGGCGCTCTGGCCGGCTCCGGTGCGCTGCCGTTCGGCAAGCAGGCTTTCGAGGCAATGATCCGCGCCGGCGGCAAGGGCATCGAGCCAAGTCTCAAGGCCTTCAATGCCGCCTTCGATAGGGTCAAGGAAAAGCCGCGCGATGCGGTTTCAGCAACGCCGCCGAAGCATTTCGACGCGCTGCCTGACACGGCCGGTCATCCGGCACTTGACCGGCTGGTCAATCGTATTCGTGCCGAATTTCCGGAAGTTGCCTGGCTGCTGCTGTTTGCCGGTGTTAAAAAGCTGACCGACTATCAGGACCCGGCCTATGCCGACGAATATCTGAGCCGTGTCGCGGCACTCCATGCGCTTGATCGCAAGGCCGGCGCCGCCAGCAAGGATTTCGCCTTCACCGTGCAGGCGGCGAAATACGTCGCGGTGGCGATGGCTTACGACGATGTCATTCGCGTTGCCGATCTTAAGGTTCGCGGCTCGCGCTTCGAGCGGGTGCGCAAGGAGGTCGGCGCCAAGGACGACCAGATCGTCTACATGACCGAGTACATGCATCCGCGCATGGATGAGGTCTGCGGTACGATGCCGAAAGGCATGGGGCTTTGGATCGAAAACCGGCCGCGCCTGTTTGCCCGGCTCGACCGCTTCATCAACAAGGGAAGGCGCGTTCAGACCGGCACACTGTTCTGGTTCCTCGGCCTCTACATGGTCTCGGCACTGCGCCGCATCCGTCGCGGCACGCTGCGGCACGCACGCGAGGTGGAGCATCGCGAGGCCTGGCTGACAGCGGCATGCAATCTGCTGACGGTGAATTACGATCTCGCCGTCGAGGTGCTCGGCAACCGCCGCCTCGTCAAAGGCTATTCCGATACGCATGCGCGCGGGCTTTCCAAGTTCAATCGTGTCATGTCCGCCTTGCCGCTTCTTCGCGATCGCGAGGATGGAGCCGCCTGGATGAAGCGGCTGCGCCAGGCCGCACTTCTGGACGAAAACGGCACGGCGCTCGACGGCGCGCTGAAGACGGTCGGGACGCTGTGA